Proteins encoded within one genomic window of Pararhizobium capsulatum DSM 1112:
- a CDS encoding TetR/AcrR family transcriptional regulator: protein MVKEMLRQGGRSARIQVAVHSAVEELAVEVGREGLAVPLIAERAGVTPSTIYRRWGDLAELLADVAVQRLRPVSDPDDTGALASDLEAFVLQYAEEMSSKVGRSLLLDVLAASGNDPGPAGRCCQYTSQHLETIRARAIAREEDVFEVDIVIDVVIAPIVYHILFGDREPDAAYCRALLARL from the coding sequence ATGGTAAAAGAGATGCTGCGGCAAGGCGGACGGAGCGCCCGCATTCAGGTTGCGGTCCATTCTGCGGTTGAAGAGCTTGCGGTCGAAGTCGGACGCGAAGGGCTTGCCGTGCCGTTGATCGCAGAGCGGGCAGGCGTGACGCCCTCGACGATCTATCGGCGCTGGGGAGACCTCGCGGAGCTTCTGGCCGATGTGGCGGTACAACGACTGCGCCCGGTAAGCGACCCGGATGATACAGGTGCGCTCGCCTCCGATCTCGAAGCTTTCGTATTGCAATATGCCGAGGAAATGTCCTCCAAGGTGGGGAGGTCCCTGCTGCTCGACGTGCTCGCAGCGTCGGGAAACGATCCAGGGCCTGCCGGCCGCTGCTGCCAATATACGTCGCAGCATCTGGAAACCATTCGAGCAAGGGCGATCGCGCGCGAAGAAGATGTCTTCGAAGTCGATATCGTTATCGACGTGGTGATCGCGCCGATCGTCTATCACATCCTGTTCGGCGACCGGGAGCCGGACGCGGCCTATTGCCGGGCGTTGCTCGCCCGGCTCTGA
- the sthA gene encoding Si-specific NAD(P)(+) transhydrogenase has translation MNQYDLVVVGSGPAGRRAAIQAAKLGKKVLVIEQGKRVGGVSVHTGTIPSKTLRETALNLSGWRERGFYGRAYRVKQEISAEDLRRRLLITLDHEVEVLEHQFARNRVQHIRGKASFVNPTTMQVVKDDGEVIQVQGTSILLAVGTKPFRPDYIPFDGKTVIDSDELLEIEDLPRSMAVIGAGVIGIEYATIFSALDTQITLIDPKATMLDFIDKEIVEDFTYQLRDRNMKLHLGQKAEKVERTPDGKCEIKLDSGRIIHCEMVLFAAGRMGATDTLNLEAAGLEADNRGRLKVNPETFQTSVPNIYAAGDVVGFPSLASTSMEQGRVAARVAVGAIAKEPPKFFPYGIYAVPEISTCGLTEEEVKERGIAYECGIARFRETSRGHIMGLDSGLLKLIFSLKTRRLLGVHIVGEGATELVHIGQAVLNLKGTVEYFVENTFNYPTLAEAYKIAGLDAWNRMGEPVSK, from the coding sequence ATGAACCAATACGATCTCGTCGTTGTCGGCAGCGGACCTGCCGGCCGTCGCGCCGCTATCCAGGCCGCGAAACTCGGCAAGAAGGTCCTCGTCATCGAGCAGGGTAAACGCGTCGGCGGCGTTTCCGTTCACACCGGTACCATCCCCTCTAAGACGCTACGCGAAACGGCTCTCAACCTTTCCGGCTGGCGTGAACGTGGCTTCTACGGCCGCGCCTATCGCGTCAAACAGGAGATATCAGCGGAAGATCTGCGGCGGCGCCTGCTCATCACGCTCGACCATGAAGTCGAGGTCCTTGAACATCAGTTCGCGCGCAACCGGGTCCAGCACATCCGCGGCAAGGCGAGCTTCGTCAATCCGACGACGATGCAGGTCGTGAAAGATGATGGCGAGGTCATTCAGGTTCAGGGCACCAGCATCCTGCTTGCCGTCGGCACCAAGCCGTTCCGTCCGGACTACATTCCCTTCGATGGAAAAACCGTCATCGACAGCGATGAACTTCTCGAAATCGAGGACCTGCCGCGCTCGATGGCCGTGATCGGCGCCGGCGTCATCGGCATCGAATATGCGACGATCTTTTCCGCGCTCGATACGCAGATCACCCTGATCGACCCGAAGGCGACGATGCTCGACTTCATCGACAAGGAAATTGTCGAGGACTTCACCTACCAGCTTCGCGATCGCAACATGAAGCTTCACCTCGGCCAGAAAGCCGAGAAGGTCGAACGCACGCCTGACGGCAAATGCGAGATCAAGCTCGATAGCGGCCGCATCATCCATTGCGAAATGGTTTTGTTTGCCGCTGGCCGCATGGGCGCAACCGATACGCTCAACCTGGAAGCCGCCGGGCTTGAGGCCGACAATCGCGGACGCCTCAAGGTCAATCCGGAAACCTTCCAGACCTCGGTGCCGAACATCTACGCGGCCGGCGACGTCGTCGGTTTCCCGAGCCTTGCATCAACCTCCATGGAACAGGGCCGCGTCGCGGCCCGTGTCGCCGTCGGCGCCATTGCCAAGGAACCGCCGAAGTTCTTCCCCTACGGAATCTACGCCGTTCCTGAGATCTCCACCTGCGGCCTGACGGAAGAAGAGGTCAAGGAACGCGGTATTGCCTATGAATGCGGCATCGCCCGCTTCCGCGAAACCTCGCGTGGTCACATCATGGGTCTCGATTCGGGTCTCTTGAAGTTGATCTTCTCACTGAAGACCCGTCGCCTGCTCGGCGTCCACATCGTCGGCGAAGGCGCAACCGAACTCGTTCACATCGGCCAGGCCGTGCTTAACCTGAAGGGCACGGTCGAATATTTCGTCGAGAATACCTTCAACTACCCGACGCTTGCAGAGGCCTACAAGATTGCCGGCCTCGACGCCTGGAACCGGATGGGCGAACCGGTCAGCAAATAA
- a CDS encoding magnesium and cobalt transport protein CorA encodes MVRHEGKESFAVDNKAGKNGADSNRLHAPEARPGVIAAAVYQNGKRICDIPIGDAHHWRQKENTVIWIGLHEPDSVLLAEVQSEFDLHPLAIEDASHAHQRPKLEIYGDAMFVVARTAHMMDGEIIFGETHLFVGRGYMVSVRHGPSTSYNLVRQRCEASPAALAHGENYILYSILDFIVDNYMPVVEGIHEEVEELEERVLRDMLDKKDIERLYLLRRSLLRLRNAIVPLVDVCRRHEHLELPGMDATLHTLFRDVTDHVRRVQEDIDTLREVLAFTFEASLMIGQSEQTEITRKLASWAAILAVPTAIAGIYGMNFVDMPELHMRYGYFAVLATIFIVCGGLYRFFKKARWL; translated from the coding sequence ATGGTCCGGCACGAAGGCAAGGAAAGCTTCGCCGTTGACAACAAGGCTGGCAAGAACGGCGCAGACAGCAATCGGCTGCACGCCCCCGAGGCACGGCCTGGTGTGATTGCTGCGGCGGTTTATCAGAACGGCAAGCGTATTTGCGATATTCCGATCGGTGATGCCCATCACTGGCGCCAGAAGGAAAACACCGTCATCTGGATCGGTCTGCATGAGCCCGACAGTGTCCTTCTTGCAGAGGTCCAGAGCGAATTCGATCTGCATCCGCTGGCGATCGAGGACGCCAGTCACGCGCATCAGCGGCCGAAACTTGAAATCTATGGGGATGCGATGTTCGTCGTGGCGCGCACAGCGCACATGATGGATGGCGAAATCATCTTCGGAGAAACGCATCTCTTCGTTGGCCGGGGTTATATGGTCTCCGTCCGCCACGGCCCATCGACGTCCTACAATCTCGTGCGCCAACGCTGCGAGGCATCGCCCGCTGCGCTCGCCCACGGCGAGAACTACATTCTCTATTCGATCCTGGATTTTATCGTCGACAACTACATGCCGGTGGTCGAAGGGATCCATGAGGAAGTAGAAGAACTGGAAGAAAGAGTTCTGCGCGACATGCTGGACAAGAAGGACATCGAGCGGCTTTACCTGCTGCGCCGAAGCCTTCTGCGTCTGCGCAATGCCATCGTGCCGCTCGTCGATGTCTGCCGACGCCATGAACATCTGGAACTGCCGGGCATGGACGCAACCTTGCACACGCTTTTCCGGGATGTGACCGACCACGTGCGACGCGTCCAGGAGGATATCGATACGCTGCGCGAGGTGCTGGCCTTCACTTTCGAGGCCAGCTTGATGATCGGTCAGTCGGAGCAGACGGAAATCACCCGAAAGCTTGCGTCCTGGGCGGCGATCCTGGCGGTGCCAACGGCAATCGCCGGCATCTACGGCATGAATTTCGTCGATATGCCGGAACTGCATATGCGATACGGCTACTTCGCTGTCCTCGCCACGATTTTCATCGTCTGCGGCGGACTATATCGCTTCTTTAAAAAGGCAAGATGGCTATAA
- the radC gene encoding RadC family protein — protein MKKTPVPPGQSNWQPPEQAGFFSEQQGQGSGLAGSSDLAHYHGHRERLRNRFRDGGDGSLADYEILELLLFRLIPRRDTKPIVKALLDRFGTLSGVFGAQPALLQEVKGIGEAVALDLKLIAAIAHRTLKSELRGKQVLASWSSVIEYCHAAMAHETREQFRILFLDKRNALIVDEVQQTGTVDHTPVYPREVVKRALELSATALILVHNHPSGDPTPSRADIDMTKTIIDTAKPLGITVHDHIIIGRDGHASLKGLRLI, from the coding sequence ATGAAGAAAACTCCCGTTCCGCCGGGCCAAAGCAATTGGCAACCGCCGGAGCAGGCGGGATTCTTCAGCGAGCAGCAGGGCCAAGGCTCCGGTCTCGCAGGCTCATCGGACTTGGCTCACTACCACGGTCATCGGGAGAGGCTGCGCAACCGGTTTCGGGATGGCGGCGATGGATCGCTGGCCGACTATGAAATTCTTGAACTGCTGTTGTTTCGTCTGATCCCACGGCGGGATACGAAGCCGATCGTAAAGGCGCTTCTCGATCGCTTCGGTACCCTCTCCGGCGTGTTTGGCGCGCAACCTGCCCTGCTGCAGGAGGTTAAAGGCATCGGTGAAGCCGTTGCGCTCGACCTGAAGTTGATCGCCGCGATCGCACACCGGACACTCAAAAGCGAATTGCGCGGGAAGCAGGTTCTCGCGTCATGGTCATCCGTGATCGAGTATTGCCACGCCGCCATGGCGCATGAGACCCGCGAACAGTTTCGCATTCTCTTCCTCGACAAGCGCAACGCCCTGATCGTCGACGAAGTACAACAAACTGGTACCGTCGATCACACGCCGGTTTATCCGCGCGAGGTTGTAAAGCGCGCGCTGGAACTATCCGCCACCGCCCTTATCCTCGTCCACAATCATCCGTCCGGCGACCCGACACCATCGCGGGCGGATATCGACATGACCAAGACCATCATCGACACGGCAAAGCCGCTGGGCATTACGGTCCATGATCACATCATCATCGGCCGTGACGGGCATGCCAGCCTGAAGGGATTGCGGCTTATCTAG
- the map gene encoding type I methionyl aminopeptidase, which translates to MVTYIEAESAPYKNTGVIRLYTPEDFAGIKRACQLTALCLDELASRVQPGVTTDEIDRFVFDFGMDHGALPATLNYRGYTKSSCTSINHVVCHGIPNDKPLRDGDVVNIDVTYIINGWHGDSSRMYPVGEIKRAAERLLEVTYECLMLGIAAVKPGARTGAIGEAIQTYAETERCSVVRDFCGHGVGRLFHDAPNILHYGRANEGPEMREGMIFTIEPMINLGRPHVKVLADGWTAVTRDRSLSAQYEHCVGVTATGCEIFTLSPSGLDRPGLPPLSAA; encoded by the coding sequence ATGGTCACCTACATCGAGGCCGAATCTGCGCCTTATAAAAACACCGGCGTCATCCGCCTCTACACGCCTGAAGATTTCGCCGGCATCAAGCGCGCCTGTCAGTTGACCGCGCTTTGTCTCGATGAACTGGCAAGCCGCGTTCAGCCGGGCGTCACGACCGACGAGATCGACCGTTTCGTCTTCGATTTCGGGATGGATCACGGCGCCCTGCCCGCGACCTTGAACTATCGCGGCTATACCAAGTCCTCCTGTACCTCGATCAATCACGTCGTCTGCCACGGCATTCCCAACGACAAGCCGCTACGCGACGGTGATGTGGTCAATATCGACGTGACCTATATCATCAATGGATGGCATGGCGATTCCAGCCGCATGTATCCGGTGGGCGAGATCAAACGCGCAGCCGAGCGCTTGCTCGAAGTCACCTACGAATGCCTGATGCTTGGGATTGCGGCGGTAAAGCCCGGCGCACGCACGGGCGCCATAGGAGAAGCAATCCAGACCTATGCGGAAACCGAGCGGTGCTCGGTCGTGCGCGACTTCTGCGGCCATGGCGTCGGCCGGCTTTTCCACGACGCGCCGAATATCCTGCATTATGGCCGAGCCAATGAAGGCCCGGAAATGCGCGAGGGCATGATCTTCACCATCGAGCCGATGATCAATCTTGGCCGCCCGCATGTGAAGGTGCTGGCTGACGGCTGGACGGCCGTCACCCGCGATCGTTCGCTTTCGGCTCAATACGAGCACTGCGTGGGCGTCACCGCCACTGGCTGCGAGATTTTTACCCTCTCTCCAAGTGGTCTCGACCGTCCAGGCCTTCCCCCTTTGAGCGCAGCATGA
- the sfsA gene encoding DNA/RNA nuclease SfsA has product MNFESPLVPATLIQRYKRFLFDALLEDGRTITGFCPNTGSMRGLTTPGSRIWLSEHASPTRKYQHMLELVEVDGVAIGINTGLPNKLAEEAVRAGLVGNLADYPVLQREQRYGKNSRIDFLLSDPADGRRCYVEVKNVHFSRTPGLAEFPDSPTARGAKHLEELGDMVAEGHRGVMIYLVQRADCDRLRICDDLDPNYARAFKRAQARGVEAFALRCRVSATQIVADSLIAMDETGPAGL; this is encoded by the coding sequence ATGAATTTCGAAAGCCCGCTCGTTCCGGCCACGCTCATCCAACGCTACAAGCGTTTTCTGTTCGATGCCCTTCTCGAAGATGGGCGAACGATCACCGGTTTCTGCCCGAACACCGGCTCGATGCGCGGCCTGACGACGCCGGGTTCGCGCATATGGCTTTCGGAGCATGCCAGTCCTACCCGCAAATATCAGCATATGCTGGAACTGGTGGAGGTCGATGGCGTGGCAATCGGTATCAATACCGGCCTTCCCAACAAGCTTGCCGAAGAGGCGGTCCGGGCCGGGCTGGTCGGCAATCTCGCAGACTATCCGGTGCTGCAGCGGGAACAGCGATACGGCAAGAATTCGCGGATCGACTTCCTGTTGTCGGATCCCGCCGATGGACGGCGCTGTTATGTCGAGGTCAAGAACGTGCATTTCAGCCGCACGCCTGGCTTGGCTGAATTTCCCGACAGCCCCACCGCTCGAGGAGCGAAACATCTGGAAGAACTGGGCGACATGGTGGCAGAGGGTCATCGCGGTGTGATGATCTACCTCGTGCAGCGCGCCGATTGCGACCGCCTGCGCATCTGCGACGATCTCGACCCGAACTATGCGCGGGCGTTCAAGAGAGCACAGGCACGTGGCGTCGAGGCTTTCGCACTGCGTTGTCGCGTTTCGGCGACGCAAATCGTTGCGGATAGCTTGATCGCCATGGACGAAACAGGCCCGGCCGGTTTATGA
- the phaC gene encoding poly(3-hydroxyalkanoate) polymerase subunit PhaC — protein sequence MPRAGTCNHFKAECKKTKQTNICGGIRVAEGKGNAGQADGKSEGFAGFDPKSVEPYIVKDPEALAMNMARTVEQLGQAASAWLAPRERGVKTDFIADPVVDMVKTLSKVSEYWLSDPKRTFEAQTQLMGSFFSIWTRTLQKMTGDPTATAEEPVRPDKRFSDADWVANPFFDFLRQAYLVTSDWADRMVSNAEGLDAHTRHKAAFYVRQISSALSPANFVTTNPQLYRETVASSGANLVKGMKMLAEDIIAGDGDLKLRQTDSSKFAIGENIAMSPGKVVAQNDVCQVLQYDGSTATVLKRPLLICPPWINKFYVLDLNPEKSFIRWAVEQGHTVFVISWVNPDARHANKDWEAYAQEGVGFALDTINKATGEDEVNAIGYCVGGTLLAATLALHAQEGDTRIRSATLFTTQVDFTHAGDLKVFVDADQIALLEQRMKETGYLDGSKMATAFNMLRASDLIWPYFVNNYLKGQEPPPFDLLYWNSDSTRMPAANHSFYLRNCYLENKLTQGEMVVAGKRLSLGDVKIPIYNLAAKEDHIAPAKSVFVGSGFFGGDVTYVMSGSGHIAGVVNPPAKGKYQFWTGGKPTGEFEDWVKSAEETPGSWWPHWHNWIENLDKTRVPARHTGGSLNSIEDAPGSYVRVRA from the coding sequence ATGCCTCGCGCTGGCACTTGTAATCATTTTAAGGCAGAATGTAAAAAGACAAAACAAACAAACATCTGTGGAGGAATCCGGGTGGCAGAAGGCAAGGGCAACGCAGGCCAAGCCGATGGAAAGAGCGAGGGATTTGCGGGTTTCGACCCGAAATCGGTCGAGCCCTACATCGTCAAGGATCCCGAAGCCCTTGCGATGAACATGGCCCGGACGGTCGAGCAACTGGGCCAGGCAGCCTCGGCTTGGCTCGCTCCCCGTGAAAGAGGTGTCAAAACAGATTTCATCGCTGACCCCGTTGTCGATATGGTGAAAACCCTGTCGAAAGTCTCCGAATACTGGCTCTCGGACCCCAAACGCACCTTTGAGGCGCAAACCCAGTTGATGGGTAGCTTCTTCTCGATCTGGACCCGCACCTTGCAGAAGATGACGGGCGATCCGACAGCAACCGCTGAGGAACCTGTCCGCCCGGATAAACGATTCAGCGATGCGGATTGGGTTGCCAATCCATTCTTCGATTTCCTTCGGCAGGCCTATCTCGTGACATCGGACTGGGCCGACCGGATGGTCAGCAATGCCGAGGGGCTTGACGCCCATACGCGGCACAAGGCCGCCTTCTACGTGCGCCAGATATCGAGTGCCTTGTCGCCCGCCAATTTCGTCACGACCAATCCGCAGCTCTACCGGGAAACCGTCGCCTCCAGCGGCGCCAATCTGGTCAAAGGCATGAAGATGCTGGCCGAGGACATTATCGCCGGTGACGGCGATCTGAAGCTGCGCCAGACAGATTCCAGCAAGTTTGCCATCGGCGAAAACATCGCCATGAGCCCCGGCAAAGTCGTTGCCCAGAACGACGTTTGCCAGGTGCTGCAATATGATGGATCGACCGCGACGGTACTCAAGCGCCCTCTCCTTATCTGCCCGCCTTGGATCAACAAGTTCTACGTGCTCGACCTCAACCCGGAAAAATCCTTCATCCGCTGGGCGGTAGAACAGGGACATACCGTCTTCGTGATTTCCTGGGTCAACCCTGACGCGCGTCATGCGAATAAGGATTGGGAAGCCTATGCGCAGGAAGGCGTCGGTTTCGCGCTCGATACGATCAATAAGGCGACGGGTGAGGATGAAGTAAACGCGATCGGTTACTGCGTCGGCGGCACTTTGCTCGCTGCTACGCTGGCCTTGCATGCGCAGGAAGGCGATACCCGCATTCGATCGGCGACGTTGTTCACAACCCAGGTCGATTTTACCCATGCCGGCGACCTCAAGGTCTTCGTCGATGCCGACCAGATTGCACTGCTTGAACAGCGCATGAAGGAAACGGGCTACCTCGATGGTTCGAAAATGGCGACGGCTTTCAACATGCTGCGCGCCTCCGATCTGATCTGGCCGTACTTCGTCAACAACTACCTGAAAGGCCAGGAACCGCCGCCCTTCGACCTGCTCTACTGGAACTCCGATTCCACCCGCATGCCGGCGGCCAACCATTCCTTTTACCTGCGCAATTGCTATCTGGAGAACAAGCTTACGCAGGGTGAGATGGTCGTGGCCGGAAAACGCCTGTCCCTCGGTGACGTCAAAATCCCGATCTACAATCTCGCAGCCAAGGAAGACCACATTGCTCCGGCAAAGTCGGTCTTTGTAGGCAGCGGCTTCTTTGGGGGCGACGTGACCTATGTCATGTCGGGCTCCGGCCACATCGCCGGCGTCGTCAATCCCCCCGCCAAGGGAAAATACCAGTTCTGGACGGGTGGCAAGCCAACCGGTGAATTCGAGGACTGGGTGAAGTCCGCCGAAGAAACGCCCGGCTCCTGGTGGCCGCACTGGCATAACTGGATCGAGAACCTGGATAAGACCCGAGTACCGGCACGGCACACTGGTGGTTCTCTGAATTCCATTGAGGATGCTCCCGGCTCCTATGTGCGCGTTCGTGCCTGA
- a CDS encoding SHOCT domain-containing protein: protein MRHSLKVATRLCTLTACAVSMALVAGCSSTTLDDRSSTYTTTMARPVAADVYPVIEGKRPAAAVQMSNDEAASLSARLTSLSHARSSGQISEAEYQRRLKELQALAANHGSDTLKEIQN from the coding sequence ATGAGACATTCGCTCAAGGTGGCGACACGACTTTGTACGCTGACGGCTTGCGCCGTTTCCATGGCTCTTGTTGCCGGTTGCTCCTCCACTACGCTCGACGATCGCTCGTCCACCTATACGACGACGATGGCCCGCCCGGTCGCGGCGGATGTCTATCCCGTTATTGAGGGCAAACGGCCCGCTGCTGCAGTACAGATGAGCAATGATGAGGCCGCGTCGCTCTCCGCACGGCTCACCTCCCTTTCCCACGCGCGCAGCTCCGGCCAGATTTCGGAAGCCGAATACCAGCGTCGGCTGAAGGAATTGCAGGCGCTTGCCGCCAACCACGGCAGCGACACCCTGAAAGAGATACAGAATTAG
- a CDS encoding LL-diaminopimelate aminotransferase, with amino-acid sequence MEEFHKVRRLPPYVFEQVNRLKASARAGGADIIDLGMGNPDLPTPTAIVDKLCEVVRDPRTHRYSSSKGIPGLRRAQAAYYARRFGVKLNPDTQVVATLGSKEGFANMAQAITAPGDVVLCPNPTYPIHAFGFLMTGGVIRSISVEPDDTFFPPLERAIRHSIPKPIALIINYPSNPTAHVATLDFYKEVVAFAKKHDIVILSDLAYSEIYFDDNNPPPSVLEVPGAIDNTVEFTSMSKTFSMPGWRMGFAVGNERLISALTRVKSYLDYGAFTPIQVAATHALNGDGSDIAEVRSIYRRRRDVLVESFGKAGWDVPPPAATMFAWAKIPEKFRHLGSLEFSKLLVEKADIAVAPGVGFGELGDDYIRIALVENEHRIRQAARNLKKFLSTADDTLHNVISLNARR; translated from the coding sequence ATGGAAGAGTTTCACAAAGTCCGGCGTCTGCCGCCTTACGTTTTCGAACAGGTCAACCGTTTGAAAGCAAGCGCGCGAGCGGGTGGCGCTGACATCATCGACCTCGGCATGGGCAATCCTGATCTTCCGACGCCCACAGCCATCGTCGACAAGCTCTGCGAAGTGGTTCGCGATCCGCGCACCCATCGCTATTCATCGTCCAAGGGCATTCCCGGCCTTCGCCGCGCCCAGGCCGCCTATTACGCCCGCCGTTTCGGTGTGAAGCTCAATCCTGACACCCAGGTCGTCGCAACCCTGGGCTCGAAGGAAGGCTTCGCCAATATGGCGCAGGCGATCACGGCGCCGGGCGATGTCGTGCTTTGCCCGAACCCCACCTATCCAATCCATGCCTTCGGCTTCCTGATGACCGGCGGCGTCATCCGTTCGATCTCGGTCGAGCCGGACGATACCTTCTTCCCGCCGCTCGAGCGGGCGATCCGCCACTCGATCCCCAAGCCGATCGCGCTGATTATCAACTACCCGTCGAACCCGACGGCGCATGTTGCGACGCTCGATTTCTACAAGGAAGTCGTGGCCTTCGCGAAGAAGCACGACATCGTCATCCTCTCGGATCTGGCCTATTCGGAAATCTACTTCGACGACAACAATCCTCCTCCTTCGGTTCTCGAAGTGCCGGGCGCGATAGACAACACCGTCGAGTTCACGTCGATGTCGAAGACCTTCTCCATGCCCGGCTGGCGCATGGGCTTTGCCGTCGGCAACGAGCGGCTGATCTCCGCTTTGACGCGGGTGAAGTCTTACCTTGATTACGGTGCCTTCACACCGATCCAGGTGGCGGCGACCCATGCGCTGAATGGCGATGGTTCGGACATCGCGGAAGTGCGCAGCATCTATCGCCGCCGCCGCGACGTTCTGGTCGAGAGCTTCGGCAAAGCGGGCTGGGATGTTCCGCCACCGGCTGCCACGATGTTCGCGTGGGCAAAGATTCCGGAGAAGTTCCGTCATCTCGGCTCGTTGGAGTTTTCCAAGCTGCTGGTGGAGAAGGCCGATATCGCTGTTGCTCCGGGTGTTGGCTTTGGTGAACTGGGCGACGATTATATCCGCATCGCGCTCGTCGAGAACGAACACCGGATTCGCCAGGCGGCGCGCAACCTGAAGAAATTCCTTTCGACGGCGGATGATACGCTTCACAACGTCATCTCGCTCAACGCCCGTCGCTAA
- a CDS encoding homoserine dehydrogenase, producing MADALKIGIAGLGTVGASLVRILQERYDSLATTCGRAIEITAVTARDRTRNRGVDISDFAWFDDAAKLAAEADVDVFVELMGGSGDPAYSAVKVALARGVHVVTANKALLAAHGVELAEIAESHGALLNYEAAVAGGIPIIKALRESLTGNTVSRVYGIMNGTCNYILTKMEKEGLSFEACLKEAQRLGYAEADPAFDIEGNDTAHKLSILTSLAFGTTIAADDIYLEGITNISIDDIHAAADLGYRIKLLGVAQRTDSGIEQRVHPTMVPLDSVIAQVDGVTNAVAIESDILGELLMVGPGAGGNATASAVLGDIADIAKSRPGAQHVPAFGRPVTALLPYTRAQMQSHEGGYFIRLKVVDRAGVFASIATRMAENRISLESIVQHSKHPVEADEPQTIILVTHATMEDSVRKAVASIKGEGYLVGEPQVIRIERPKAA from the coding sequence ATGGCAGATGCCCTTAAAATCGGCATTGCGGGCTTGGGTACCGTCGGTGCCTCGCTCGTGCGTATTCTCCAGGAACGTTACGATTCACTCGCCACGACCTGCGGACGCGCCATTGAGATTACCGCCGTTACCGCCCGCGATCGCACACGCAACCGCGGCGTGGATATTTCTGATTTCGCCTGGTTCGATGACGCGGCAAAGCTTGCCGCCGAAGCGGATGTCGACGTTTTCGTCGAGCTGATGGGGGGTTCAGGCGACCCGGCCTATTCTGCGGTCAAGGTAGCGCTTGCGCGTGGCGTGCATGTCGTGACAGCCAACAAGGCGCTTCTGGCCGCGCATGGCGTTGAACTCGCCGAAATCGCCGAATCGCATGGCGCTCTGCTGAACTACGAAGCGGCCGTTGCAGGCGGCATCCCGATCATCAAGGCACTGCGCGAATCGCTAACCGGCAACACGGTTTCCCGCGTCTACGGGATCATGAACGGTACCTGCAACTACATCCTGACCAAAATGGAGAAGGAAGGCCTGTCCTTCGAGGCTTGCCTCAAGGAGGCCCAGCGTCTCGGTTATGCCGAAGCCGATCCGGCCTTCGACATCGAAGGCAACGATACCGCCCACAAGCTGTCGATCCTCACGAGCCTCGCCTTCGGAACGACGATTGCCGCCGATGATATCTATCTCGAAGGCATTACCAATATCTCGATCGACGACATCCATGCGGCGGCAGACCTTGGTTACCGCATCAAGCTGCTCGGCGTTGCCCAGCGTACCGACAGCGGTATCGAACAGCGCGTGCACCCAACCATGGTGCCGCTCGATTCGGTTATTGCTCAAGTGGATGGCGTGACGAACGCTGTTGCAATCGAATCCGACATCCTCGGCGAGTTGCTGATGGTCGGCCCCGGTGCCGGCGGCAATGCGACGGCATCTGCAGTGCTTGGTGATATCGCAGACATCGCCAAGAGCCGCCCCGGCGCCCAGCATGTTCCGGCCTTCGGTCGCCCGGTCACAGCACTTCTGCCCTACACACGCGCCCAGATGCAGAGTCATGAAGGCGGCTACTTCATCCGCCTCAAGGTTGTCGATCGCGCGGGTGTTTTCGCGAGCATAGCAACGCGCATGGCGGAGAACCGGATATCGCTTGAATCGATCGTCCAGCACTCCAAGCATCCTGTCGAAGCCGACGAACCGCAGACCATCATTCTCGTCACCCACGCGACGATGGAGGATTCCGTACG